The Chryseobacterium aureum genome contains a region encoding:
- a CDS encoding M28 family peptidase: MKKILGTSLLLFGIAAFGQSKEDSIQFKKISTEILNNGKGYTELRELTKNIGHRLSGSEAYEKSVKWAEQKLRDAGADKVWLQEVMIPVWERGQESLQIQTSNGKWKPLKMLSLGNSEGTGGKDVSGEIIMVKSMEEYDKLPAEKVKDKIVFFNYPFSQSFIETFKAYGDAAKYRTTAASLTAKKGGKFAIVRSLSSAFDDVPHTGTMRYEDKVSKIPAVAIGSTTADELEALLKSQKITAKLNSNCGMKGEKRSHSVIGEITGKKDQSVILVGGHLDSWDVGEGAHDDGAGIVQSIEVLRTFKKLGIPNNHTIRVVCFANEENGVKGGIQYGKTVKEKNEKHLFAIETDAGGFAPRGIALDMDDAKRNQIKGWSNLFLPYGVYNFEERFSGTDLYPLHDMGIPAAELMPDSQRYFDIHHTEEDTFEKVNRRELLLGATALTQIIYMIDKNW; encoded by the coding sequence ATGAAAAAGATATTAGGAACCTCATTATTACTTTTTGGAATAGCCGCTTTCGGCCAGTCTAAAGAAGATTCCATCCAGTTCAAGAAAATCTCTACAGAAATTCTGAACAATGGAAAGGGATATACAGAGCTTAGAGAGCTTACAAAAAATATAGGCCACCGTTTAAGCGGTTCAGAAGCCTATGAAAAGTCCGTAAAATGGGCAGAACAGAAACTTCGTGATGCAGGAGCCGATAAAGTATGGCTTCAGGAAGTGATGATCCCCGTATGGGAAAGAGGACAAGAATCCCTGCAAATCCAGACCTCCAATGGAAAATGGAAACCCCTTAAAATGCTTTCTCTCGGAAACTCCGAAGGAACCGGGGGTAAAGATGTTTCAGGAGAAATCATCATGGTAAAATCAATGGAAGAATATGATAAACTTCCCGCTGAAAAAGTGAAAGATAAAATTGTATTCTTCAACTACCCTTTCAGCCAGTCGTTCATAGAAACCTTCAAAGCATACGGCGATGCGGCCAAATACAGAACCACAGCTGCTTCATTAACAGCGAAAAAAGGAGGAAAATTTGCCATCGTCAGATCCCTGTCTTCAGCCTTTGATGATGTTCCCCACACCGGAACCATGCGCTATGAAGACAAGGTCTCTAAAATACCCGCAGTAGCCATCGGAAGCACCACAGCAGATGAACTGGAAGCTTTATTGAAGAGCCAGAAAATTACCGCCAAACTTAATTCCAATTGTGGAATGAAAGGTGAAAAACGCTCCCACTCTGTGATCGGAGAAATTACAGGTAAAAAAGACCAGAGTGTAATCCTTGTCGGCGGGCATCTGGATTCCTGGGATGTAGGTGAAGGTGCTCATGATGACGGAGCCGGAATTGTTCAGAGTATTGAAGTCTTAAGAACGTTCAAAAAGCTGGGCATTCCGAATAACCACACCATCAGAGTAGTCTGCTTTGCTAATGAAGAAAACGGAGTAAAAGGCGGAATCCAATATGGTAAAACCGTAAAAGAGAAAAACGAAAAACATCTTTTTGCCATAGAAACGGATGCCGGAGGCTTTGCCCCAAGAGGGATTGCTTTGGATATGGACGATGCAAAAAGAAACCAGATCAAAGGCTGGTCAAACTTATTCCTCCCTTATGGAGTGTACAATTTTGAAGAAAGATTTTCAGGAACGGATCTTTACCCGCTTCATGACATGGGAATTCCTGCAGCTGAACTGATGCCGGATTCACAGCGTTATTTTGACATTCACCATACAGAAGAAGATACTTTTGAAAAGGTGAACCGAAGAGAGCTTCTATTGGGGGCTACAGCTCTAACACAGATTATTTATATGATTGATAAAAACTGGTAA
- a CDS encoding acyl-CoA reductase, with protein MNTENQVLGLIKLSGYIKAFLAKKPEDHNEDDSDIELLLKRSEIENPWFTIDNQKFALRQWADLLTEESLRNWLGNYSISKISKRVGLILAGNIPLVGFHDVISVVLGNHIPVIKLSSKDKYMIPFLLKKWNEFSDGNIAFEFVEKLENFDAVIATGSNNTARYLEYYFKNHLSIIRKNRTSVAVLKGDETQEELELLAHDIFQYFGLGCRNVTRIFIPQDFVIDRLFESFLGFQDIINHNKYANNYDYNRAIYLLNQDKFWDNNFVMLKEDDKLFSPLSVINFSRYESLDDVKAFIAENEENIQCVVAKKDLGMEAIPFGEAQNPGLDTYADNVDTMKFLELV; from the coding sequence ATGAATACCGAAAATCAAGTTTTAGGACTTATTAAATTAAGTGGTTATATAAAGGCGTTTTTAGCTAAGAAACCAGAAGATCACAATGAAGATGATTCTGATATTGAATTATTATTAAAAAGATCTGAAATAGAGAATCCGTGGTTTACCATTGATAATCAGAAATTTGCTTTACGGCAATGGGCAGATCTTCTGACTGAAGAATCTCTCAGAAACTGGCTGGGAAATTATTCAATCTCTAAAATTTCAAAAAGAGTAGGACTTATTTTAGCCGGGAATATCCCATTGGTGGGTTTCCATGATGTGATTTCTGTTGTTCTGGGCAATCATATCCCTGTCATTAAATTATCTTCAAAGGATAAGTATATGATCCCGTTTTTATTAAAGAAATGGAATGAGTTTTCCGACGGGAATATCGCTTTTGAATTTGTAGAAAAATTAGAGAATTTTGATGCCGTTATTGCTACAGGAAGTAATAATACGGCCAGATATCTGGAATATTATTTCAAAAACCATTTAAGCATCATCCGTAAAAACAGAACTTCTGTTGCCGTACTGAAAGGTGATGAGACACAAGAAGAACTGGAATTGCTGGCCCATGATATTTTCCAGTATTTCGGATTAGGATGCCGAAATGTAACGAGAATTTTTATTCCGCAGGACTTTGTTATTGACAGGTTGTTTGAGAGCTTCCTGGGCTTTCAGGATATCATCAATCATAACAAATATGCTAACAATTATGATTATAACAGAGCAATTTATCTTTTGAATCAGGACAAATTCTGGGATAATAATTTTGTGATGCTGAAAGAGGATGACAAACTGTTCAGCCCGCTTTCAGTAATCAACTTCAGCAGGTATGAATCTTTGGATGATGTGAAAGCATTTATTGCTGAAAATGAAGAGAATATTCAGTGTGTTGTAGCAAAAAAAGACCTGGGAATGGAGGCAATTCCGTTTGGAGAAGCACAAAATCCGGGGCTTGATACGTATGCGGATAATGTGGATACGATGAAATTTTTAGAACTGGTCTGA
- the serC gene encoding 3-phosphoserine/phosphohydroxythreonine transaminase: MNKKHNFSAGPCILPQEVFEKSAQAILDFNGIGLSLLEISHRSKDFVAVMDEARAIVKRLMNLGDDYEVLYLGGGASLQFAMVPYNLMKVGGKAAYLDTGTWAAGAIKEAKKVGTVEVVGSSKEENYSFIPKDYSVGAEYDYFHCTSNNTIYGTQMKSFPEVDTLMVCDMSSDIFSRQLDFSKFDLIYAGAQKNMGPAGVTLVVIKKEILGKTGRENMFSILDYSQHISKESMYNTPPVFPVYASLLTLQYLERNGGIAAAEQRNEAKAKLLYDEIDSNPLFETFCVKEDRSLMNVSFKITDESKKEEFDNAWKAAGISGLNGHRSLGGYRASLYNALPIESVQVLVDVMKSIK; the protein is encoded by the coding sequence ATGAACAAAAAGCACAATTTCAGCGCAGGACCATGTATTTTACCCCAGGAGGTATTTGAAAAATCAGCACAGGCTATCCTTGACTTTAACGGTATCGGATTGTCTCTTCTTGAAATTTCTCACAGAAGTAAGGATTTCGTGGCAGTAATGGACGAAGCGCGTGCCATTGTAAAAAGACTGATGAATCTTGGTGATGATTATGAAGTACTTTATTTAGGAGGAGGTGCCAGCCTGCAGTTTGCAATGGTTCCTTACAACCTGATGAAAGTAGGTGGAAAAGCAGCTTACCTGGATACAGGAACATGGGCAGCAGGAGCCATCAAAGAAGCCAAAAAAGTAGGAACTGTAGAGGTAGTAGGTTCATCAAAAGAAGAAAACTATTCTTTTATTCCTAAAGATTATTCGGTAGGTGCAGAATACGATTATTTCCACTGTACTTCCAACAATACCATCTACGGAACGCAAATGAAATCTTTCCCTGAAGTGGATACGCTGATGGTATGTGATATGAGTTCTGATATTTTCTCAAGACAGCTGGATTTCTCTAAATTTGATCTGATCTATGCCGGTGCTCAGAAGAATATGGGACCAGCAGGGGTTACTTTAGTGGTGATCAAAAAAGAAATTCTTGGAAAAACAGGAAGAGAAAACATGTTCTCTATTCTGGATTATTCTCAGCACATTTCCAAAGAATCCATGTACAATACTCCACCGGTATTCCCGGTATACGCCTCTTTACTTACCCTTCAGTATCTTGAAAGAAACGGAGGAATTGCTGCTGCAGAACAGAGAAATGAAGCTAAAGCCAAGCTTTTATATGATGAAATCGACAGCAATCCGCTATTCGAGACTTTCTGTGTAAAAGAAGACCGTTCACTGATGAATGTATCCTTTAAAATCACAGATGAAAGTAAAAAAGAAGAATTTGACAATGCCTGGAAAGCAGCAGGAATCAGCGGATTAAACGGCCACAGAAGCTTAGGCGGATACAGAGCCAGCTTGTACAATGCCTTACCTATTGAAAGTGTGCAGGTTTTGGTGGATGTAATGAAGTCAATAAAATAG
- a CDS encoding D-2-hydroxyacid dehydrogenase, protein MKVLANDGISKAGEYTLKEAGIDILDNRVAQDHVINFINDNHVDVLLVRSATKVRQDLIDACPGLKIIGRGGIGMDNIDVEYARSKGIKVINTPTASSKSVAELVFGHFISLARFLHESNRLMPLEGETHFNAMKKSFSNAYELSGKTLGVIGFGSIGQEVIKIGIALGMKVTVLTRSPKTEILTLNFFNGQSLNFEITSTNDMDAFLKDADFISINTPKTNEYIIDTPQFEKMKDGVYIVNTARGGVINEVTLIDYIESGKVAGAALDVFENEPNPELPLLMNPALSLSPHVGGNTVDAQEKIGIELAEQIIKLQKETIR, encoded by the coding sequence ATGAAAGTTTTAGCAAACGACGGAATCTCAAAGGCAGGAGAATACACTTTAAAAGAAGCAGGAATTGACATTCTGGACAATAGAGTGGCTCAGGATCACGTTATTAACTTTATCAACGATAACCATGTGGATGTTCTTCTCGTAAGAAGTGCAACCAAAGTGAGACAGGATCTGATTGATGCATGTCCGGGCCTTAAAATCATTGGAAGAGGAGGTATCGGGATGGATAATATTGATGTAGAATACGCCAGAAGCAAAGGCATCAAAGTCATCAATACCCCTACAGCATCTTCAAAATCAGTGGCAGAACTGGTTTTCGGACACTTTATTTCACTGGCACGATTTCTTCACGAATCGAACAGACTGATGCCTCTGGAAGGAGAAACTCACTTCAACGCCATGAAAAAGTCTTTCAGCAATGCGTATGAACTTTCAGGAAAAACGTTAGGAGTAATCGGCTTTGGAAGCATTGGCCAGGAAGTCATCAAAATAGGAATTGCTTTAGGAATGAAAGTAACGGTTCTTACAAGAAGCCCCAAAACAGAAATTCTTACCCTGAATTTCTTCAACGGGCAGTCTCTGAACTTTGAAATCACCTCCACCAATGATATGGATGCATTCCTTAAAGATGCGGATTTTATCAGCATCAATACGCCGAAAACGAATGAGTATATTATAGACACCCCCCAGTTTGAAAAAATGAAAGACGGAGTCTATATTGTAAACACTGCAAGAGGAGGTGTCATTAATGAAGTGACCCTTATCGATTATATCGAATCAGGAAAAGTAGCCGGAGCAGCACTGGATGTTTTTGAAAATGAACCCAACCCGGAACTGCCTTTACTGATGAACCCCGCATTATCACTTTCTCCTCACGTAGGCGGCAATACAGTGGATGCGCAGGAAAAGATCGGTATCGAGCTTGCAGAACAAATTATTAAGCTACAAAAAGAAACTATAAGATAA
- a CDS encoding M20/M25/M40 family metallo-hydrolase translates to MKKITGTLLLLFGMTVFGQSKEDSIQFKKISTEILNNGKGYNELRELTKTIGNRLSGSEAYEKSVQWAAQKLRDAGADKVWLQEVMIPVWVRGKESLHIQASNGKWKSIKMLSLGNSEGTRGKDVSGDIVMVKSLEEYDKLPAEKVKDKIVFFNYPFNQGNVQTFISYRDAGAYRRTAASLTAKKGGKFAIIRSLSSAFDDVPHTGNMRYDENISKVPAITIGNTSADELETLLKSQKVTAKLNSNCGMKGEKRSHSVIGEITGKKDQSVIVVGGHLDSWDVGEGAHDDGAGIVQSIEVLRTFKKLGIQNNHTIRAVCFANEENGTKGGKEYGKVAKENNEKHLFAIESDAGGFSPRGISLEMNEPQRNQIKSWGTLFLPYGVYNFEGKYSGSDIAPLHEMGVPTAELVPDPQRYFDIHHTEEDTFEKVNRRELLLGAAVMTQLIYMIDKNW, encoded by the coding sequence ATGAAAAAGATAACAGGAACTTTATTATTGCTTTTTGGAATGACTGTATTTGGTCAGTCTAAAGAAGATTCCATCCAATTCAAAAAGATTTCTACAGAAATTCTGAACAATGGTAAAGGATACAATGAACTGAGAGAGCTTACCAAAACAATAGGCAATCGTTTAAGCGGTTCAGAAGCCTATGAAAAATCGGTACAATGGGCGGCTCAAAAACTTCGTGATGCCGGAGCCGATAAAGTATGGCTTCAGGAAGTGATGATTCCTGTTTGGGTAAGAGGAAAAGAATCTTTGCATATTCAAGCTTCCAACGGAAAATGGAAAAGTATCAAAATGCTTTCCCTTGGAAACTCTGAAGGAACGAGAGGAAAAGATGTTTCAGGGGATATTGTTATGGTAAAATCCCTGGAAGAATATGACAAACTTCCCGCTGAAAAGGTAAAAGATAAAATTGTTTTCTTCAACTATCCTTTTAACCAGGGAAATGTACAGACATTCATCTCCTATCGTGATGCTGGAGCTTACAGAAGAACTGCCGCTTCATTAACCGCTAAAAAAGGAGGGAAATTTGCCATCATCAGATCTCTTTCTTCTGCTTTCGACGATGTTCCACACACAGGAAACATGCGTTATGATGAAAATATTTCTAAAGTACCAGCAATAACGATTGGAAATACCTCGGCAGATGAGCTTGAAACCTTGTTGAAGAGTCAGAAAGTCACAGCTAAGCTCAATTCCAACTGTGGAATGAAAGGAGAAAAACGCTCTCACTCTGTCATCGGAGAAATTACAGGCAAAAAAGATCAGAGTGTTATTGTTGTCGGCGGACATCTTGATTCCTGGGATGTAGGCGAAGGTGCTCATGATGACGGAGCCGGAATTGTACAAAGTATTGAGGTTTTAAGAACCTTTAAAAAATTAGGCATACAAAATAACCATACCATCCGTGCAGTTTGCTTTGCCAATGAAGAAAACGGAACAAAAGGCGGAAAAGAATACGGTAAAGTTGCCAAAGAAAACAACGAAAAACATCTTTTCGCCATAGAATCGGATGCAGGAGGTTTTTCACCCCGAGGAATTTCCCTTGAAATGAATGAACCTCAAAGAAATCAGATCAAAAGCTGGGGAACCCTTTTCCTCCCTTACGGCGTTTACAACTTTGAAGGCAAATATTCCGGATCCGATATTGCTCCGCTTCACGAAATGGGTGTTCCCACAGCAGAGCTGGTACCTGATCCTCAACGCTATTTTGATATTCACCATACAGAAGAAGACACTTTTGAAAAAGTGAACCGGAGAGAACTTTTACTCGGTGCTGCGGTGATGACACAACTTATTTACATGATCGATAAAAATTGGTAA
- a CDS encoding M28 family peptidase: MKKIFIILPLFLSGFLFSQKKPQKSPAKKGTVAKFNYHDEFRKISDEIMTNGTAYDNLGELTKGIGPRFSATPGYAKAVEWAEKKFKDIGINMIWRQEAKAPVWIRGRESLQIRAGNGDWKNIRMLSFGNSEGTGGKDLVGEIVLINSTSELNAMSVGQLRDKIVFVNVPMDPKIINTSDSYLQTAKSKLISASVIAKTGAKALIIRSLTTAGDDTPHAKMIYYEPDDKVKIPALSIGVRSADELEKTLKKQKVTAKINMTAESKGDTTNPNIIAEIGGKKDSKVIVLGAQLDSWDIGEGAIDDGTGVVQCIEVLRTLKALGYENNHTIRVVLYANSENGGQGREMYAAYVKKKDEKHVFALGTDAGGYSPRGFSLDMSPQRRRLVYPWKEYFLPYGVYDFDQTEAIQDISPLKKLDIPLAELVVDTQRYFDYHHSEQDTFDKVNKRELLLGAVAITQMIFMVDKNW, translated from the coding sequence ATGAAAAAAATATTCATTATACTTCCACTCTTTTTGAGTGGATTTTTATTTTCTCAGAAAAAGCCACAAAAAAGTCCGGCAAAAAAAGGTACTGTTGCCAAATTCAATTATCATGACGAGTTCAGAAAAATTTCAGATGAAATTATGACCAACGGTACTGCTTATGATAATCTCGGAGAACTTACCAAAGGAATAGGTCCACGTTTCAGTGCAACTCCCGGATATGCAAAAGCCGTAGAATGGGCAGAAAAAAAATTTAAGGATATCGGTATCAATATGATCTGGAGACAGGAAGCCAAAGCACCTGTCTGGATCAGAGGAAGAGAATCATTACAGATCAGGGCCGGAAACGGCGACTGGAAAAACATCAGAATGCTTTCTTTCGGAAACTCTGAAGGAACGGGCGGAAAAGATCTGGTAGGAGAAATTGTTTTAATTAATTCCACTTCAGAGCTTAATGCCATGTCAGTAGGACAATTAAGAGACAAAATCGTTTTCGTAAATGTTCCCATGGACCCGAAAATTATCAATACAAGTGATTCTTATTTACAGACCGCAAAATCAAAATTAATTTCAGCTTCTGTGATTGCCAAAACGGGAGCAAAAGCATTAATTATAAGATCACTCACTACAGCTGGTGATGATACTCCTCACGCTAAAATGATTTACTATGAACCAGACGATAAAGTTAAAATTCCGGCCCTATCTATTGGGGTAAGATCCGCAGATGAATTGGAAAAAACCTTAAAGAAACAAAAAGTCACCGCCAAAATCAACATGACCGCCGAATCAAAAGGAGACACCACGAATCCCAATATCATTGCTGAAATTGGAGGCAAAAAAGATTCTAAAGTGATCGTTTTAGGCGCCCAGCTCGATTCCTGGGACATTGGTGAAGGCGCAATAGATGATGGAACTGGTGTGGTACAGTGTATTGAAGTGCTGAGAACGCTGAAAGCACTTGGATATGAAAACAACCATACCATCCGCGTTGTTCTGTATGCCAACAGTGAAAACGGAGGACAGGGCCGTGAGATGTATGCAGCGTATGTAAAAAAGAAAGATGAAAAACACGTATTTGCTCTAGGAACAGATGCAGGAGGATATTCACCGCGAGGATTCTCTTTAGATATGTCACCCCAGAGAAGAAGACTGGTGTATCCATGGAAAGAATATTTTCTTCCGTACGGAGTTTATGATTTCGACCAGACAGAGGCTATTCAGGATATTTCCCCTTTAAAAAAGCTGGATATTCCTTTAGCAGAGCTTGTGGTAGATACACAAAGATATTTTGATTATCATCATTCCGAACAGGATACATTTGACAAAGTGAATAAAAGAGAACTTCTTCTGGGAGCTGTTGCAATTACGCAGATGATTTTTATGGTTGATAAAAACTGGTAA
- a CDS encoding DUF1015 domain-containing protein yields MPVFKPFRGIRPHRDFESTFPTHPLDNFTQEEIAEKAQVENTYINMIKPYVVSKSKDIDRNLRKIRSTFEELLEEKKLVQDNSSYYLYEQIYPNKQVFRGLLGLASIEDFWNGKIKRHESTIPQKKEKLAHYLEKVNLQAEPVLLTYPANSKIELLMNHEEKNVPIFNHVDSIGIRHKIWRIDNRLKLQQFKEVIDQIDSFYIADGHHRIGSTAINAKYHKEKNKKHNGTELYNFVYSFIVSNQSIKIHDYNRILHDLNGISSEDFLKELEKYFLIHEKGETSYYPSQKFHISMYLDGKFYSLHVKHDLRSKEMSLDNLDHHLLDKYIFKSILKIEDPDSSELISYVKGTSNINGINLLKEKIDNGEGKVGFGIYPVSFNDMIKISDLKLSMPPKCTFIEPKLITALLMYDMKP; encoded by the coding sequence ATGCCTGTTTTTAAACCTTTCCGTGGAATAAGACCTCATAGAGACTTCGAGAGTACTTTCCCTACCCATCCGCTGGATAATTTCACCCAGGAGGAGATTGCAGAGAAAGCTCAAGTTGAAAATACTTACATCAATATGATTAAACCTTATGTTGTAAGTAAATCTAAAGATATTGACCGGAATCTGCGAAAGATCCGTTCCACATTTGAAGAACTTCTGGAAGAAAAGAAATTGGTCCAGGACAATTCATCCTATTATCTTTATGAGCAGATCTATCCTAACAAACAGGTGTTCAGGGGACTTCTGGGATTGGCAAGTATTGAAGATTTCTGGAACGGTAAAATCAAAAGACATGAAAGTACCATTCCTCAGAAGAAGGAAAAACTTGCTCATTACCTGGAAAAAGTAAACCTGCAGGCAGAACCTGTACTGCTTACCTATCCTGCTAACTCAAAAATTGAGCTGCTGATGAATCATGAGGAAAAAAATGTTCCCATCTTCAATCATGTAGACTCAATTGGAATCAGACATAAAATCTGGAGAATAGACAACCGTCTGAAACTGCAGCAGTTTAAAGAAGTAATAGATCAGATTGATTCATTCTACATTGCAGACGGACACCACAGAATTGGCTCTACAGCTATCAATGCCAAATACCATAAAGAGAAAAACAAGAAACATAACGGTACAGAGCTTTACAACTTTGTATACAGTTTTATTGTTTCCAACCAGTCTATTAAGATTCATGACTATAACAGAATCTTACATGATTTGAACGGTATCTCTTCCGAAGATTTCCTGAAGGAGCTTGAAAAATACTTTCTTATTCACGAAAAGGGAGAAACATCTTACTACCCTTCTCAGAAATTCCATATTTCAATGTATCTGGACGGGAAGTTCTACTCTCTTCACGTGAAGCATGATCTACGTTCCAAAGAAATGTCTCTGGATAACCTGGATCACCACCTTCTGGACAAATATATTTTCAAAAGTATCCTGAAAATTGAAGATCCGGACAGCTCTGAGCTTATTTCCTATGTAAAAGGAACCTCCAATATCAACGGAATCAATCTTTTAAAAGAAAAGATAGACAATGGTGAGGGTAAAGTAGGTTTCGGAATTTATCCTGTGAGTTTTAATGATATGATTAAAATTTCAGACTTAAAATTAAGCATGCCTCCCAAATGTACATTTATAGAGCCTAAATTGATTACAGCCCTGTTAATGTACGATATGAAACCTTAA
- a CDS encoding 4Fe-4S binding protein yields MAIKITDECINCGACEPECPNNAIYEGAVDWKASDGTALQGTITMPSGLTVDANAPQEPVSDDVYFIVTDKCTECKGFHEEPQCAAVCPVDCCVPDEDHVESEEALLNKKAFLHGE; encoded by the coding sequence ATGGCTATTAAAATAACTGATGAATGCATTAACTGTGGGGCTTGCGAACCGGAATGCCCAAACAATGCAATATATGAAGGAGCTGTAGATTGGAAAGCTTCTGACGGTACGGCTCTTCAAGGTACGATTACGATGCCGTCGGGACTTACTGTAGATGCCAATGCACCACAGGAACCTGTAAGTGATGATGTATACTTCATTGTAACAGATAAATGTACAGAATGTAAAGGATTCCATGAAGAACCTCAGTGTGCTGCGGTATGTCCGGTAGACTGCTGTGTGCCAGACGAGGATCACGTAGAATCTGAAGAAGCTCTTCTTAATAAAAAAGCATTCTTACACGGCGAATAA
- a CDS encoding reverse transcriptase domain-containing protein: protein MIKKDWFKIKKYPHIGFPLKESDRYKWIENYILNPKNIERHAFLPFIHKTSKVRKFRKEYSKDSGISIKSTEGISLRSSTTKERELYYASHLDSLIFSYYSKVLSDKYELIVEKESLHDVVNAYRSVPVDIDNPYKGNKCNIDFANDVFKYIKDYKEEEFVVITFDIKSFFDNLDHKLLRNIWMNILNVDKLPPDHFNVFKNITRYSYVDIVDIFEEFKHIIYTQKKYKNNLYGEIKTKKVSRVKFLRNQDTIAFCTVKEFLKRKNKLLKNSKKVKKEGNLIKRNFGIPQGSPISSILANMYLLNFDIEINNLVKNFGIYRRYSDDMIVVCPINLKNNIEEKVYKTIQNFKLEMQESKTQIFYFKKDGERLVCGQEFTSGVNWNKNLIYLGFEFDGNTVLLKSASLSTYYRKMCRSINRAKNYSKKRKNKNRGELFRRRIYKKFSILGANRRRKFIYDENSREFIKSDYYDWGNFLSYARKASEIMITNKIRNQIKNHWKKLHVLING, encoded by the coding sequence ATGATCAAAAAAGATTGGTTTAAAATAAAGAAATATCCACATATTGGATTTCCATTAAAAGAAAGTGATAGATATAAATGGATTGAAAATTATATTTTAAATCCTAAAAATATTGAGAGGCATGCTTTTTTACCATTTATTCATAAAACATCTAAAGTTCGTAAGTTTAGAAAAGAATATTCCAAAGATAGTGGTATTTCTATTAAATCAACAGAAGGGATATCCCTAAGATCTTCTACTACAAAGGAGAGAGAATTGTACTATGCAAGTCATCTCGATTCACTAATATTTAGCTATTACTCAAAAGTATTATCAGATAAATATGAATTGATTGTTGAAAAAGAATCTTTGCATGATGTTGTTAATGCTTATAGATCTGTACCTGTTGATATTGATAATCCCTATAAAGGAAATAAGTGTAATATTGATTTTGCAAATGATGTCTTCAAATATATAAAAGATTATAAAGAGGAAGAATTTGTAGTTATTACTTTTGATATCAAGAGTTTCTTTGATAATTTAGATCATAAATTACTTAGGAATATTTGGATGAATATTCTAAACGTTGATAAGTTACCACCCGATCATTTTAATGTTTTCAAAAATATAACTAGATATAGTTATGTTGATATAGTTGATATTTTTGAAGAATTCAAACACATAATTTATACCCAGAAAAAATATAAAAATAATTTATATGGTGAAATTAAGACTAAGAAAGTATCAAGAGTGAAATTTTTAAGAAATCAAGATACAATAGCTTTTTGTACAGTAAAAGAATTTTTAAAAAGGAAAAATAAACTATTAAAGAATTCAAAAAAAGTAAAGAAAGAAGGTAATTTAATTAAGAGAAATTTTGGAATTCCTCAAGGATCACCTATTAGTTCAATTTTAGCTAATATGTATTTGCTTAATTTTGATATTGAAATAAATAATTTGGTTAAAAATTTTGGGATTTATAGAAGATATTCTGATGATATGATAGTTGTATGTCCCATAAACTTAAAAAATAATATTGAAGAAAAAGTTTACAAAACAATTCAAAATTTTAAGTTAGAAATGCAAGAGTCTAAAACGCAGATATTCTATTTTAAGAAAGATGGGGAAAGATTAGTGTGTGGGCAAGAGTTTACTTCAGGAGTTAATTGGAATAAAAATCTTATTTATCTAGGTTTTGAATTTGATGGTAATACGGTTTTACTTAAATCGGCTAGTTTGTCGACTTATTATAGGAAAATGTGTAGGTCAATTAATAGAGCGAAGAATTATTCAAAAAAAAGGAAAAATAAAAATAGAGGAGAGTTATTTAGAAGAAGGATTTATAAGAAGTTTTCAATCCTTGGTGCAAATAGGAGAAGAAAATTTATTTATGATGAAAATAGTAGAGAATTTATAAAGTCTGATTATTATGATTGGGGAAATTTTTTATCGTATGCTCGAAAAGCTAGTGAAATTATGATTACAAATAAAATTAGGAATCAAATAAAAAATCATTGGAAAAAGCTACATGTTTTAATTAATGGATGA
- a CDS encoding peptidylprolyl isomerase: protein MKKLLLGLALVGGQFVFAQKVAGVKVENAQKKEQPAAISKEKVSLYNENFLKFVDALQASDRATIDGLLSEKVKEIVTDNVLKKVKDGIDPDKKLEILKAGYYKTMDGTNHPSIKYKYAGESSSKEAITAVFEDDGKILGVLPAK, encoded by the coding sequence ATGAAAAAATTATTGCTGGGTCTTGCACTTGTGGGTGGGCAGTTCGTGTTTGCGCAGAAAGTTGCAGGTGTGAAAGTTGAAAACGCCCAGAAGAAAGAGCAGCCGGCGGCGATAAGCAAGGAGAAAGTGAGTTTATACAATGAAAACTTCCTTAAGTTTGTGGATGCTTTACAGGCCTCCGACCGTGCAACGATTGATGGATTGCTTTCTGAGAAAGTGAAGGAAATTGTGACAGATAATGTTCTTAAAAAGGTTAAGGACGGCATTGATCCCGATAAAAAACTCGAAATCTTAAAAGCAGGGTATTATAAAACGATGGACGGTACCAATCATCCAAGTATTAAATATAAATATGCAGGAGAATCTTCTTCCAAAGAAGCTATTACAGCTGTATTTGAAGATGATGGGAAAATCCTGGGAGTATTGCCTGCGAAATAG